The following coding sequences are from one Pelagovum sp. HNIBRBA483 window:
- the yghU gene encoding glutathione-dependent disulfide-bond oxidoreductase yields the protein MTQPTAANSYTPPKVWTWTGANGGKFAQINRPIAGATHDAELPKGAHPFQLYSLATPNGVKVTVMLEELLAAGHEAAEYDAWLINIGEGDQFGSEFVEINPNSKIPALLDNSGDAPQRVFESGSILLYLAERFGAFLPEEPRARTEAMNWLFWQMGSAPYLGGGFGHFYAYAPEKFEYAINRFTMEAKRQLDVLDRHLADHRYMAGDSYSIADIAIWSWYGQLVLGRLYDAAEFLDVASYTHVMRWAKEIDARPAVQRGLMVNRVWGPEETQLRERHSAADFETRVAPRDVDAA from the coding sequence ATGACACAACCGACCGCAGCAAACAGCTACACACCGCCGAAGGTTTGGACATGGACCGGCGCGAATGGCGGCAAGTTCGCGCAGATCAACCGGCCGATCGCAGGTGCGACGCATGACGCGGAGCTGCCGAAAGGGGCGCATCCGTTCCAGCTCTATTCGCTGGCGACCCCGAACGGGGTGAAGGTCACAGTCATGCTGGAGGAACTGCTCGCCGCTGGGCATGAGGCGGCCGAATATGATGCGTGGCTGATCAATATCGGTGAAGGCGATCAGTTCGGCAGTGAATTCGTTGAGATCAATCCGAATTCGAAAATCCCCGCGCTGCTCGATAACTCTGGCGACGCGCCGCAGCGGGTGTTCGAGAGCGGGTCGATCCTGCTGTATTTGGCGGAGCGGTTCGGGGCGTTCCTGCCCGAGGAGCCGCGCGCGCGGACCGAGGCGATGAACTGGCTGTTCTGGCAGATGGGAAGCGCGCCATATCTGGGCGGTGGTTTCGGGCATTTCTATGCCTATGCGCCGGAGAAGTTCGAATATGCGATCAACCGCTTCACGATGGAGGCGAAGCGCCAGCTGGACGTTCTGGACCGGCATCTGGCGGATCATCGCTATATGGCAGGCGATAGCTACTCGATTGCCGATATCGCGATCTGGTCGTGGTACGGGCAGCTTGTTTTGGGGCGGCTCTATGATGCGGCGGAGTTTCTGGATGTGGCGAGCTACACGCATGTGATGCGCTGGGCCAAGGAGATCGACGCCCGCCCCGCCGTGCAGCGGGGGCTGATGGTCAACAGGGTCTGGGGGCCGGAAGAAACCCAGCTGCGGGAACGTCACAGCGCGGCCGATTTCGAAACGCGGGTTGCGCCAAGGGACGTGGACGCGGCCTGA
- a CDS encoding universal stress protein — translation MRKFLVVLDDSRECLNAMRFAAMRAANTGGGVCILSVIPPDEFNHWIGVGEIMREEARERIHAHFEVFAKWMRDRQNVDPELVIREGEPVPEILNHVREDGEIGVLVLGAGVDKKGPGPLVTQLTRASGSLPIPITIVPGDISKERLEEIT, via the coding sequence ATGCGCAAATTCCTTGTCGTTCTCGACGACAGCCGCGAATGCCTGAACGCCATGCGCTTCGCTGCCATGCGCGCCGCCAACACGGGCGGCGGTGTCTGCATCCTCTCGGTGATTCCCCCCGACGAATTCAACCACTGGATCGGCGTCGGTGAGATCATGCGCGAAGAAGCCCGCGAACGCATCCACGCCCATTTCGAGGTTTTCGCCAAATGGATGCGCGACCGGCAAAATGTGGATCCCGAGCTGGTCATCCGCGAAGGCGAGCCGGTACCCGAAATCCTCAATCATGTGCGCGAAGATGGCGAGATCGGCGTTTTGGTCCTCGGTGCCGGCGTTGATAAGAAAGGCCCAGGCCCACTTGTCACCCAACTCACCCGCGCGTCCGGCTCGCTGCCGATCCCGATCACCATCGTTCCGGGCGACATTTCCAAAGAACGCCTCGAAGAGATCACC